The window CCATTCAGGATCGTCGTGGCTCTTTGAGTATTGATGATGAAGGAACACCTACCCAACGCAATGTTCTGATCGAAGATGGGATTCTGAAAAAATATATGACCGATCGACTCAATGCGCGTCTGATGGGCGGAACTTCCAGCGGAAATGGCCGTCGAGAAAGCTATGCTTCCACGCCTTTGCCAAGGATGACCAATACATTTATGCTGCCAGGAGATCACACGAAGGAAGAAATCATTAAGTCGGTGAAAAAGGGCCTTTATGCCGTCAACTTTGGGGGCGGTCAGGTGGATATTACCAATGGAAAGTTTGTTTTTTCGGCTTCAGAAGCCTATTTGATCGAAGATGGAAAGATAACTAAGCCTGTCAAAGGAGCGACTTTGGTGGGAAGTGGTGCAGAGGTGCTTAAAAAGATAAGTATGATCGGAAATGATTTAGCCCTTGATCCTGGCGTTGGGACGTGCTCAAAAGATGGCCAGGGTGTTCCCGTTGGTGTTGGACAGCCAACCCTCCTTGTGGATTGTTTAACTGTTGGTGGAACCTCGGCCTAGTAGGCCCAAGTTTATACGTAAATTTAATAGATGAAGAGATCAAATAGATGACTGTTTCTTCCCCAATTCCTGCAGATATTTCCCAAGAGGAAAATGAGTTTCGCAATGCCCGTTTGGCAAAGCTGAAGGCTCTAGTGGACAAGGGAATAACCCCCTACCCTTACAAATTTAATTGCAGTCACAAAACGGCAGAGCTTCAGACAAAGTATGAAAAACTTGCTGTGGGTGAAGAAACGAAGGATGAAGTTTCTCTTGCTGGACGTATTATGGCCTGCCGAAATAGTGGGATGTTTATTGATCTTCGGGACGATACTGGCAAGATTCAAATTTTTAGCCATAAGGATTATTTGAACGAAGGGGATCAAGAACTCTTAAAGTTATTGGATGTGGGTGATTTTATTGGGGTTAAAGGATTGATCCGTCGGACGCCTCGTGGTGAGTTGACCATTAACAGTTCACAGATCGAAATTCTCAGCAAGGCTCTCTTGCCTCTTCCGGAAAAATACCACGGTCTTACGGACCAGGAAGTCCGCTATCGCCAGCGCTATTTGGATCTCATTATGAATGAAGAAAGCCGTGAAACACTTCGGAATCGCTCTCGAATTGTTTCTGAGATTCGAGCATGCCTTATTGAAAAGGGTTTCCTAGAAGTTGAAACTCCCATGCTGCAGCGTATTCCTGGCGGTGCGACGGCAAAGCCGTTTGTGACCCATCATAATGCCTTGGGCATGGATCTCTTTCTGAGAATTGCCCCCGAGTTATATTTGAAACGCTTGGTTGTCGGCGGTCTTTCGGAAAAAGTTTTTGAGATCAATCGCTCCTTTAGGAATGAGGGCATCTCAACCCGCCACAATCCAGAGTTTACCATGTTGGAGTTGTACCAAGCGTATGCCGATTACAATGACATGATGGATCTAACCGAAGAAATTTTTGGCCGATTGGTCGAAACACTTTACGGCAAAACGGCTGTGACTTTTGGAGAGCACACCATTGACTTTAAAGGCCCTTGGCAACGTAAATCCATGTGTCAGCTGGTCTGTGATGAGACTAAAGTGGACTTTTTGACCATTGAATCTGACCAGGAAGCACAGGATATGGCTAAGAAACTGGGCGTTTCTGTGGACAAAAAGGATAGCTGGGGCAAGGTTGTCGAGGCCGTTTTTGCAGAAAAGGTGGAGCCAAACTTAATCCAACCAACTCATGTGACTGATTTTCCATTGGATATATCCCCCTTGGCCAAAGTCCATAGAGACAATCCTCGTTTAACGGAGCGCTTCGAGACATTTATCAATGCTTGGGAAGTGGCCAATGCTTTTTCTGAGCTCACAGATCCCATCGATCAGCGCAAGCGTTTTGAGGCCCAAGTACGTGAAAGGGAATCAGGGGACGAAGAAGCACAGCATTTGGACCAAGATTATCTGACGGCTATGGAATATGG is drawn from Alphaproteobacteria bacterium and contains these coding sequences:
- the lysS gene encoding lysine--tRNA ligase; the encoded protein is MTVSSPIPADISQEENEFRNARLAKLKALVDKGITPYPYKFNCSHKTAELQTKYEKLAVGEETKDEVSLAGRIMACRNSGMFIDLRDDTGKIQIFSHKDYLNEGDQELLKLLDVGDFIGVKGLIRRTPRGELTINSSQIEILSKALLPLPEKYHGLTDQEVRYRQRYLDLIMNEESRETLRNRSRIVSEIRACLIEKGFLEVETPMLQRIPGGATAKPFVTHHNALGMDLFLRIAPELYLKRLVVGGLSEKVFEINRSFRNEGISTRHNPEFTMLELYQAYADYNDMMDLTEEIFGRLVETLYGKTAVTFGEHTIDFKGPWQRKSMCQLVCDETKVDFLTIESDQEAQDMAKKLGVSVDKKDSWGKVVEAVFAEKVEPNLIQPTHVTDFPLDISPLAKVHRDNPRLTERFETFINAWEVANAFSELTDPIDQRKRFEAQVRERESGDEEAQHLDQDYLTAMEYGMPPMGGLGIGIDRLTMLLTNSPSIRDVIAFPTMRPKKD